A region of Porites lutea chromosome 13, jaPorLute2.1, whole genome shotgun sequence DNA encodes the following proteins:
- the LOC140923054 gene encoding galanin receptor type 1-like: MANRSDPELFSQNMTETLDSRSAQVLMILQLFFYSVIIVVGSVGNALICLAILSRKKRKTSEYFILNLAITDLSTSIISIPLDIIERLAGFWPFGAFLCKLVYPLQTILMAVSVATLLAMSLERHRAIMYPLKPRMKGRKPLVTIFIIWIGSSVLVSPYIYVLGFDGSICTENWPGASFVKAYTMSVFIVLYVCPLFGISVAYVRIGRKLYRDVNNMKVIMADSEGGLTGKQMLKTRAHRNVRIVKIFVTAVIVFAVCMLPNHIMWLWNDYGDGGSSKYFTDFLVFTNILVYANSCINPFIFGTLQTRCTNCRDFMKGSQDGDESSGHKRLFSMRMSFTSSSKLRSNLRGTLQRQSQTYRSIVLHTGTGTTARESLREWQRLECSPEAESNV, encoded by the coding sequence ATGGCGAACAGGTCAGACCCAGAGCTTTTTTCCCAGAACATGACAGAAACGTTAGACTCGAGGTCAGCACAAGTTTTGATGATCCTTCAACTTTTTTTCTACTCCGTCATAATAGTAGTCGGTTCCGTTGGTAACGCCTTGATCTGCCTGGCAATCCTCAgtcgaaagaaaagaaagacaagTGAATATTTCATTCTCAACTTGGCAATCACTGACTTATCAACCAGTATCATCAGCATTCCACTCGACATTATAGAGCGTCTTGCAGGTTTTTGGCCGTTTGGCGCGTTTCTGTGTAAGTTAGTCTACCCGCTTCAGACTATTCTCATGGCCGTTTCCGTGGCGACGCTTCTGGCTATGAGCCTTGAACGTCATCGAGCAATAATGTACCCTTTAAAGCCCCGGATGAAGGGGAGAAAGCCTTTAGTTACGATCTTTATCATCTGGATTGGAAGCAGCGTCCTCGTTTCTCCCTATATTTATGTACTGGGCTTTGATGGATCAATATGCACTGAAAATTGGCCGGGTGCATCTTTTGTCAAAGCCTACACCATGTCCGTTTTTATTGTGCTCTACGTTTGCCCCCTATTTGGCATCAGCGTGGCCTATGTCAGAATTGGAAGAAAGCTTTACAGGGATGTTAACAACATGAAAGTCATCATGGCTGATTCTGAAGGTGGTCTTACGGGAAAACAGATGCTTAAGACGCGTGCTCACCGTAATGTTCGCATAGTTAAAATTTTCGTCACAGCTGTCATCGTATTTGCAGTGTGCATGTTGCCAAACCACATAATGTGGCTGTGGAATGATTATGGTGATGGGGGGAGCTCAAAATACTTCACGGATTTCTTagtttttacaaacattttggtATACGCTAACAGCTGTATCAACCCTTTTATATTCGGGACTCTTCAAACACGCTGTACGAACTGCAGAGACTTCATGAAAGGCTCTCAAGATGGAGATGAGAGTAGCGGTCACAAGAGGTTATTCTCGATGCGCATGTCTTTTACAAGCTCGTCCAAACTAAGGAGTAACCTTCGAGGGACTCTACAACGACAAAGTCAAACCTATCGAAGCATTGTACTTCATACTGGAACTGGGACTACCGCAAGAGAATCGTTGCGAGAATGGCAGAGGCTTGAGTGCTCACCTGAAGCCGAGAGCAACGTTTGA